Within Candidatus Eremiobacterota bacterium, the genomic segment CCCTGATTTTGAGGGTCATATCTTCCGGAGCGAGGGAAATGAGGTGCTGCACGCAGGCAAGGGCTTCAGAGCGGGTTCCCGGGAGTGCGCGGAGGATCTTGAAAAGCTTCTCCCAGGTCCCGGCAACGGTGGAGCTGTAAGTGAGGGCTTTCTTGTAACACATGGCGGCGGCAGGCAGGTTCTCATGCTTTGCCAGTATTTCCGCGGCCTGCTCCCATGCCCCGCTGTCATTTCCCCTTATTCTCAGGTACCGTGCAAAATTCCTGAGGGCGTTGTCATAGTCTTCCTTCTGAAGGGCTTCAACAGCCCTGGCTCTGAGGTCCTCCGGCACCTCGCTCTCTTTTTTCTTGAACATGCCCAGAAGGCCTTTTTTCTCCTCTTCCACCTGGATGGAGAATTCGGAGGCGGTGGCGAAGAGGTCGGCCACGGCCTTTCCAAGCTGTTCCCGTTCCCGTTCAACAGCTTTGTGAAGCATGACCACGTTCTGCCTGAAAGCGCTCCGGTAATAGGCGATGAGGCGGTCGCCGGGCCTTGCGAGGAAGGCGTCTTCCATGCATTTTCCCGCTTCATCGAAATAATAGAGCTCCTGGAGTATGATCCCTTTTTTGTAAAGGGCGCCGCCATGCCGGGGAGACCTGGCAAGAATGAGCTCGTAACACCGCAGGGCCTCTTCTTTTTCTCCGAGAATGAAGAGGTTGTCGCCCTTGGCCTCAAGAGCCTCGTCGTTGGCGGCATCGAGGGCAAGGAATTTGTCAAGCGTTGCCAGGGCGTCATGGAACTTTCCCAGCAGGAACTGTGAATCGGCCTTGCCCATGGGAGCCCTCATATCGTGGGGGTCCATTTCCATGACCTTGGAGAAGCTCTCTATGGCAGCCTCGTAATCTCTCAGCTGATAAGTGATGGATGCCTTGAGAAACCAGGCATCCTTTGAGAGAGGGTTCAGCTCCAGGGCTTTGATGGTGCATTCCAGCGCCACATGGAACTCTTCGGCGGCGATATGGCAGAGACCTTTCTCGTACCAGGCGTCGCCAAGCCTGGGGTTGGACGCGAGGGCCCTGTTAAGGCACTCAAGCGCCTCCTGCTGCGAGCCTATAAGGTTGTAATAAGCCCCTTTCTTGGCCCACACCTCGGCATTTTCAGGGTCCACCTTGAGGGCGTTGTCATAGCAGAAAAGGGCTTTCTCGTAATCCCTGAGGAGGAAGAGGGAGTTTCCCCTGCTTATCCATGTGGGCGCGAGCCGGTGGTCGATGAGAAGCGACTTGTCAAAGCACTGGATGGCCTCATTGTGCAGCGAGAGCGCCGCGAGGGATTCTCCTTTTTTGGCCCACAGCGCGGCGTTTTCCGGCATCTGCTCCAGGGCGCGGTCAAAGGGCTTGAGGGCATCATTGTGGCGGCCCAGGGCCGCCAGTGAGAGGGCCTTGTTCCCCCACTCCTCAGCGGTGAGCTCCGTAGCGGCCTGCTCTGCCTCCATCTCGGTCCCCGTCACTTCCCTGAAGATGAGCTGGAGGGCCTGCTCCACCTCCCTGAAGCTTCCGTAGCGCATGGCGGGGTTTTTCTGCAGGCATCGCATCACGACAATCTCGAGATCTGCGGGCACGTCGGGGCTGATATCACCGGGCGGAGGGGCGATATAGGTGGCATGGTTTTTCATGTATTCCATCATGTCGTTGCCCGGTATGGGCTTCTGGCCGGTGAGCATCTCGTAGAGCATGATCCCGAAGGAATAGATGTCGGCCCTCGTGTCTATTTTTCCCCCGGCCTTGAAGCTTTCCGGCGCCATGTAAGCGAAGGTTCCCTGGGTCTCTTCATCGTCCGCGGCTTTGGAAGCGGCTTTCCCTTCCCCCTCTTCAGGATCCAGTATTTTTCCCAGGCCGAAATCGGTGATCTTGAGGGTGAGATCCCTGTCAATGAGGCAGTTGGCGGGCTTGATGTCCCTGTGCACTATGCCCATTTTCTCGTGGGCATAAGCCATGCCTGCGCAGAACTGTATGGCGAAGCTGAGGGCTGCCTCTACCTCAAGGGCTCCCTCCTGCAGGTAGCCTTCCAGGTCGCCCCCATCGATATATTCAAGGAAAAGGGCCGGGCATCCCTGGATGGTCTTTACGAAGTAAGCCCGCACGATGTTTTCATGCTTTTCCAGCTCAATCCATATCTGGGCCTCATGAAAAAACATCTCGTTTACCTTCTTGTCCCAGAGAAACTGTTCCTGGAACATCTTGACGGCATAAGGCTGCGAGGATTCCACGTCCTTCACGATGTAGACGACGCCCATGCCGCCCTTGAAGAGCTTGAGCACCTCGTATCGCTCTTCTATGAACTCTCCGGGCGTCCAGACCTTGAGCTTGACGGTGTCTTCCTTTTCCTCCTCCTTGAATGACTCCTCTTCCTTTTCGTGGCCCTCTACAGTTTCGCGGTATTCAAGGATTTCCCAGATGTTTTTCACCTTGGGCACGAAGGAGAAGCCTCCCTTGAGGAAGTCTCTCACCGAGATATCTTTGTAGCACGCGGCGCAATTCCTGGTAAAGAGCTCCACAAGGGCCCTGAAAGGATCGTCGGTGCTCTTGATATCGCTCGGGGGCTTTCCGGAGAAGAACTCTCTGTAGTTGAAGTGCCGTGCCGGGATAAGATGGACTGCCTGTTCGGCCTGCACGGTAAAGATAAGGAAGGGCTGATCGGTCTTCTCATCCTTTTTCTGGAGGTTGAGCATATAAAGGCTTGTTATCTTGTCCCAGGGCACCGAGAGAGAGCCATAATCATGGCGTCCCATGAATTCCTTCTCACCATAGGTGCCCGTTGAGAAACGCCTTATGTCTTTTATATCGCGCTGTAATGTCATAAGCCTTCCGGTGAATCATGCTTTGAGAATACAGGCATTGTGCCGGGATTGTCTCTCTTCTCCCCGCTTCATTGTCAATAATATTTTCTTGCTGTGAAGGCAGAAATCCTCTCATGCTCTGCAGTGCTCTCAGTAGAGGGAAGGCTATGAAAAATTCTTGGTGAAAAGAAGGGTTTCTCTTGTTGAAAGTGAATAACACACTCTAACTATAGAGAGAATGACGCTGAAAGAGGAGGATTGAATGGACGAAGAAAATCTTGATATATCGCGCATTAACCAGCTTATGGATCAGAGCACGCAGACTCTTGAGAGCCCTGATGAGATTCTTGAGGACTGTCTCAAGAACATTGTCGAGGCCATTGATGCGGAGCGGGGCTTTATCATGCTCTATGATTCAAATTTTGACGAGCTCAATGTCTTTGCCGCCTGCAACATAGACCCCGACACGCTCTTCACCACCGCTGAAGTGAGCCAGACCGTGATAAACAACGTGT encodes:
- a CDS encoding tetratricopeptide repeat protein, whose translation is MTLQRDIKDIRRFSTGTYGEKEFMGRHDYGSLSVPWDKITSLYMLNLQKKDEKTDQPFLIFTVQAEQAVHLIPARHFNYREFFSGKPPSDIKSTDDPFRALVELFTRNCAACYKDISVRDFLKGGFSFVPKVKNIWEILEYRETVEGHEKEEESFKEEEKEDTVKLKVWTPGEFIEERYEVLKLFKGGMGVVYIVKDVESSQPYAVKMFQEQFLWDKKVNEMFFHEAQIWIELEKHENIVRAYFVKTIQGCPALFLEYIDGGDLEGYLQEGALEVEAALSFAIQFCAGMAYAHEKMGIVHRDIKPANCLIDRDLTLKITDFGLGKILDPEEGEGKAASKAADDEETQGTFAYMAPESFKAGGKIDTRADIYSFGIMLYEMLTGQKPIPGNDMMEYMKNHATYIAPPPGDISPDVPADLEIVVMRCLQKNPAMRYGSFREVEQALQLIFREVTGTEMEAEQAATELTAEEWGNKALSLAALGRHNDALKPFDRALEQMPENAALWAKKGESLAALSLHNEAIQCFDKSLLIDHRLAPTWISRGNSLFLLRDYEKALFCYDNALKVDPENAEVWAKKGAYYNLIGSQQEALECLNRALASNPRLGDAWYEKGLCHIAAEEFHVALECTIKALELNPLSKDAWFLKASITYQLRDYEAAIESFSKVMEMDPHDMRAPMGKADSQFLLGKFHDALATLDKFLALDAANDEALEAKGDNLFILGEKEEALRCYELILARSPRHGGALYKKGIILQELYYFDEAGKCMEDAFLARPGDRLIAYYRSAFRQNVVMLHKAVEREREQLGKAVADLFATASEFSIQVEEEKKGLLGMFKKKESEVPEDLRARAVEALQKEDYDNALRNFARYLRIRGNDSGAWEQAAEILAKHENLPAAAMCYKKALTYSSTVAGTWEKLFKILRALPGTRSEALACVQHLISLAPEDMTLKIRELALMEEIGLACLIQLKAHSLLNGLDGLEETTQILKYRGILMALLGRLKDAVKIFDSALKKDQKDIFCLIQKGDALARMGERQAALKCFMTASKYRPQEAQIFFYQGITHEDLNDLEKAVKCYDLALKNRPDYELPLIKKGFCLYKSGQGNEALEYYNKVLESNPDSANAWEAKGLVMCFQRRFNEAKWCFEKALEIEGARVSTLKNLALLLYRLESYKDAVTTITRLLALDSLQEEALSLKALCHFMQNEPEEALASCELIHEVSPRNVNGWINKGYLLDRLRRPQEALACFERAIELSYKTPEAFINKGIILCKVGRFEDAIADLKIALSLDSKNAFTWYNMALWYARKGKFEDSLNAFDTSIACDYTLIDAWIDRGITQYFLKFHDEAFVMGEKAAEINAKYHKAWFLQGLALAGQEKHGNAIKFFNRCLGLKHDYTPGYIARALSLEQLERKDEAAKDLDKTIELLEEEARLTGKTVSNEDIRNLMTLNGLLGSPRTIAMEFDFSIQQAGLIVAE